The Candidatus Tisiphia endosymbiont of Dascillus cervinus genome contains the following window.
TCTTTTGGTCTTGTATATCTAATAGAATATTTTGGTAATTATGGGTTATTATTTCTCATGATCCCAATAACCCTAGGGTTTGCTTTTGGCATCTATCACTTTGAAAAGTTAGAAAAGCAAGCTGGTTTTATTAATCCATAGACCTTACGCATGATTTTTCTAAGATATCGGGTATCTTGTAACGTGTTAAGCGTTTCTACTATTTTTCTCATATAAACCTCTTATTATCTGAATACTAGTTTCAAGAGGTAATTTTGTGGTCACAATCCCTCTACCATAGCTAGTTAAAAAAAAGAGACCTATTATAGCACTAAATTATGACCTTATCCCGATTGACATAATACCGATACTAGAGTTAACGATAGCTGTACATAAGGCGTATAAATATCCCCTCTTTAAATTATTCGAGTATACTGCAAAAACTTGAAGAGTTGGTAAACCAATTTTCAAGTTTTTGGGTAAAAAATAACCTAAATTTCTCTAGCACTAACCCATTGATAGGAGCTGCGATCACTAAACACTTGTCGTAAGAATTGATTATTCAGAGCATGACTAGTTTTATAACCCGTGATGTCAGCTATTAGATGACCTCCTGTAGTATATAAATCTCCGAATAGGTCGAGAAGTTTATGACGCACGAATTCATCAGTATATCTTAGTCCATCGTGGTTTATTATAATATCTTGATCTATACCTATAGCGTTATCGAGAGATGCTCCACGTGCTAAGCCCTTACTTTTTAAATATTCAAGTTCATGGATAAATCCAAAAGTTCTAGCATCAGCAATGTTATTTTTGAAAGACTCATTCTCTGAGAAGACTAAATTTTGCTTGCCAATAGCCTTACTAGCAAAATCTATTGTTATATCAACTGTCATGCTATGAGCAGGACTAGCTACTAACTCGCAATCTTTGTGAATTGCCCTAATTTCTTTTAAGATTTTTAGGTATTTCTTTGGAGTATTTTGTAATTGTCTACCAGCACATTCTATCATAAAGACGAATGGTTTACTGCTACCATCCATTATCGGGATTTCAGGACCATCGATTTCAATTATTAAATTATCGATTCCACATCCCCAAAGAGCTGCCATTAAATGTTCTATAGTTGAAACATAAATATTATGTTCATTTTTTATGGTAGTAGATAAAGAAGTTTCTGAAACATTTAAACAACTAGCTTGAATAAAATTTATCTCTTGCCTTACATCAGTTCTGACAAAAACAATACCGGTATTTTCTACAGCTGGTCTTAAAGTCATCTGAGTAATGTTACCAGAATGAACGCCTACACCATAACAACTTACTGGGTTTAGTATTGATACTTGCATTGGTTAATTTTGCTAACATTTTAGAAATTCAACTTATTTTAATGCCTTAAACAATTACATGCAAGTTACATTATGTTACAAAATATTTCATCAATCTATATACTGCTCGTAAATGAAGAGTTGATAGACGATAGAATTAAAATCATGGTAGTAGTGTGACTAGTTGTACGTGAGCATGCGAATCCATGATATTTTCAAAAAACAATTCGTAGGAACAGAAGAGTATACCTTACTCTGTTGAATCTGGTAGTTTGTTCTTTAAAATAAAAGGTATCTGTAGCAATAGGAAAATGAACATTATAGGTATTGCTCCAAATATTTTAAATATAACCCATGTAGATTCTGCAAAATTACGCCATATTATTTCATTTAATACTGCCATGAGCAAAAGAAAAGCTGCGGTTCTATAGCTTAAAATATTCCAGTTCTTATCTTCAAGTTGGACAAAATGATTAAACATATATTTCAAAAAGGCCTTATTTCTTATGGCACTGATAAAAAATGTACTACTAAAAATTACATATAGAATAGTTGGCTTGATTTTGATATACATAGAGTTACCACTAATCAAAACTATACTAGCTGAGACTAACAACACTCCAGAAGATACTAAGGAGGATTTGGAAACTTTGCCTTCTATAAGATAACACAGACTAATACAAATAATTGAAGTAATAAGTATATATAACGTCGCACTTTGTATACTACCACCATAAAAATAGCCAATAAAAAAAGCTATAAGCGGAGCAACTTCTGATAAAAAATTAATCATAAATAGTTTTATTTCTCTGTTACTACTTTTGTGTGTCTGATTTTTATTTGTATTAAGATATTAATTAAACCTAGAGTACAAACATAAAAAACAACTTGTAATCCGTTAGGTCTAGCAATATATCCAGTAATCATTTTTAGGAATTTACCATAGATACTTCTGTCAGAAATGAGCCAAGAGCTATCCCAAAGCTGGTCGGATAAAATAGTAATAATCCCTGAAGAACTCAATATACCAGCAGCTTCTGCTGCAAAACCACTAGCAACAAGCATTAATAAAATGGAAGATATACGAAATATATATTGTTGGTTTACTATTTTTATTAAACCTAAATAGATAATGATACCCAAAGTTAGACCACTGACTATACCAATAATTAATCCTAATAGATAGCTATTACTGTCAATAATTTCGACTGAAGAAATACTATAAACTAATATAATAATTTCCATTCCTTCTCGAAGAATAGTTGCCGCAACAATCAGTACTAGCATTATATAACTACTATCACCGCTACTAATTTTTACAGACAAATCATTAAGATTTTGTTTTATCTTAATACCATAACCTTGCATCCATACTATAGTCCAACCAATTAATGCAACTGTTAACAAAATAACTCCAGAGTTAAATATCTCATCACCTAGACCACTAAATGCTACGGTTATACTACGAGTAAAGAAAGCGAATAACGCAGCAGAAACTGTACCAAGCATGACTCCAGCAATTATATAAATTCTAGATTTTTCTAATTGTTTTGTCACAGCAAGTATTACACCAAGCAACAAAGCTATTTCTAGGCATTCCCTGAATACCACTAATGCTATTTTAAACATCTAAACCTAAATAAATTTAATTAACAATGAGAGACCCTTGTGCTGTCTCTTGATGAAAGTCTCCAAAAAAATCATATTTACCCGGGGCTAAAGGGGCAAGGATGATATTTATAGAGTCATTTGGCATAATAATCTTTTCACGGTGCAGATCATGACTCTCAAACTCTTCTACTGTACTATCTTGGTTGTGGATAGTAAAACGAATCTTCTTACCACTTTCTACTCTAATAATATTTGGCTCAAATCTATGATTCTTTATAACCGTTACAATTTCTACTATATTAGTATCTACATCATTCTTAGATGTGCTTTTATGATTAATTGCAAAAATTATTACACCTACCACTAGAATAATACCTCCAAAAAATTGAAGGATAGTTTTTTTTTCCATAGTTTTAACTTGAAAGCTTTATTAAAGTTACAAAATACACCAATACAATCATAGCTACAAGCATATATAATAGAGTGTAGTTTTTTTGTTTTTTATGATCCTTCATTTTTTTGGGTAAATTCATAAGCACCCTCCCTATATTATACAATATATTAGATTTCCACTAAGTCATCAAGAATCAAATATTTTTTATAACAATACTTTGTTTCTCCTCTAACCAATTAATGATTAAACTGAACAAGATTCTAGAATTAGCTAGCTAACTCTGATAGTTTGTACAATAAGTAATTAGCTATTGATAAAATGATAAAATCTTGTATACATAGTATCTGTACAATGGGTGAAGATTAATTGACAACCAAGTAAATAATAGTGTCTATAAGTTCAAATCTTCTACAATTTTTTATGTTAGACAATGTTGCTAAGATTTTTTTAAGTTTTAGTCATGATATAGTCATTATCCCACTACTGATACTAGGCTATATTTGGTTAGAGCAAAAAGTGTTTTTTAATGCAATATGTTTAATATTACAAAACTTACGCTATGTAAGGTTCTAAATAGCGTAAAGAGGGTGAACGTAACTGCTGTTGCATATAATGATCTAAAAGCCCTAACTTTATTTGATAAACCGTCTTACCTATTTTGTGTGCAGTTCTTTTTAGAAAAGCCCACACTAAAAATGCACAACTAATGTGATTACGCTGGATGCGTTGTTTTCTGCATTGGCATCGTTCTATACCGGTAAGTTGCTTGATTTCTCTATGCATGCTCTCAATTACCCAACGAAAGCCACACTCATCTTGTACGGCTTTAGAAGATTTTTGAGTTTTGTTATTGGTAACAATATAATCAACTCTGTTGGTAGAAACAGTAAGTTTAAACAAATTAACATGCTTATCTTTTGCAAAGCCCTTTATATGAATCTCCACTCCGCTCTTAATTTCCTCATCTGAAAACGTTAACTTGCTAACAGCTTTATAAGGCTTAGAAGAGGAAGTTTTAGTAACGTTTCTATTTGCTTTAATAGGAGCATAATAATATTTACCCAAGGAATCAACATGTTGCATAATTTTATGCGTAGCATACCATGTGTCAAAAAGCACAGTTTGAAAAGGAATCTTTTTGCTATACACAGCATTATTTAACATATTTAATAGGTGTTCTACTTTTGTCGCTCCATCATGTTCGGGCGAAAAAATTCGGTAATCTATTACCCAAAACTTATTAATATCCGGATTATAATATACCAAACTTACTACTCCTATACCAGTAGTAATACCACCTGTAGCCCCACTGTACTGTGATCTAGCAATTTCTATTTTCTTGGTATTTCTTTTATTTAACACCGTATCATCAAATATTGTATATCCGTTAGGCGATAAAATAACATCATCCTTAATATGTTCCCATAACAAAGAAGGTGTATATTTTTCATTTTTTAAAAATCTATTAATAACATCATGGCTACATTTTTTGGCATGTTCAGCATAGTAGGTCAAACTATAATTCTTTTGACTCACTATTAGAAATTGACAGTAATCTGTCCTATTAACTGGTATTGCTTGCAATTTTATCCTCTTGGCATTTGTAAATTATACTCAACATAATGTACCATTTTTTTTTCTCATAGCGTAAGTTTTGATATATATTCGGGATTTACCGATAATATTATGCAAGCTGCAATCGCGAGCGATCTTAGGGGGTAGGGCTTCCGTCCTATCATAACTGCATAAATAAAAATTGCCGTCATAATGAATGCCCTTGTGGCAGCAATTTGCATGCCACTTAGCTGCAAATAACCATAACTGCCTATTAAAGAACAAATTGCTGCAATTGACTTTATGTTGTAATTATAAGCAATATAATTTGATAGATTTAATAAGAATCTTGCTGATATGAAAAACAGCATAGCTACCAATGACAAATGTAAACCGGAGACGCAAAGTATGTGAGATATACCGCTTTGTCTCATTTCCTTCATTAATTTTCGATCGATGGCTTTGGTTTCTCCTAGTAATATTGCTGCGGCGAAATTACCTTTAATAGGACCAAGTATTTGGATTAGGCGATTGTAAATATTTTTTTTAATTTTATAGATAAAACTATTAGTATAAAGATTACTATGTGCTATAATTTGAGGGGGGGACAGTGCATAGCCAGTGGCGTTGATATCTGCCAAATATGCATAAAAGCCAAAGTCATAGCCACCTGGCAGAATACTAGTTTGCGGTTTATAAAGCCTCGCCACTAGGCTAATATTATCATTAATATTA
Protein-coding sequences here:
- the lpxC gene encoding UDP-3-O-acyl-N-acetylglucosamine deacetylase; translation: MQVSILNPVSCYGVGVHSGNITQMTLRPAVENTGIVFVRTDVRQEINFIQASCLNVSETSLSTTIKNEHNIYVSTIEHLMAALWGCGIDNLIIEIDGPEIPIMDGSSKPFVFMIECAGRQLQNTPKKYLKILKEIRAIHKDCELVASPAHSMTVDITIDFASKAIGKQNLVFSENESFKNNIADARTFGFIHELEYLKSKGLARGASLDNAIGIDQDIIINHDGLRYTDEFVRHKLLDLFGDLYTTGGHLIADITGYKTSHALNNQFLRQVFSDRSSYQWVSAREI
- a CDS encoding septation protein A produces the protein MINFLSEVAPLIAFFIGYFYGGSIQSATLYILITSIICISLCYLIEGKVSKSSLVSSGVLLVSASIVLISGNSMYIKIKPTILYVIFSSTFFISAIRNKAFLKYMFNHFVQLEDKNWNILSYRTAAFLLLMAVLNEIIWRNFAESTWVIFKIFGAIPIMFIFLLLQIPFILKNKLPDSTE
- a CDS encoding FTR1 family protein codes for the protein MFKIALVVFRECLEIALLLGVILAVTKQLEKSRIYIIAGVMLGTVSAALFAFFTRSITVAFSGLGDEIFNSGVILLTVALIGWTIVWMQGYGIKIKQNLNDLSVKISSGDSSYIMLVLIVAATILREGMEIIILVYSISSVEIIDSNSYLLGLIIGIVSGLTLGIIIYLGLIKIVNQQYIFRISSILLMLVASGFAAEAAGILSSSGIITILSDQLWDSSWLISDRSIYGKFLKMITGYIARPNGLQVVFYVCTLGLINILIQIKIRHTKVVTEK
- a CDS encoding cupredoxin domain-containing protein; this translates as MEKKTILQFFGGIILVVGVIIFAINHKSTSKNDVDTNIVEIVTVIKNHRFEPNIIRVESGKKIRFTIHNQDSTVEEFESHDLHREKIIMPNDSINIILAPLAPGKYDFFGDFHQETAQGSLIVN
- a CDS encoding transposase, whose protein sequence is MSQKNYSLTYYAEHAKKCSHDVINRFLKNEKYTPSLLWEHIKDDVILSPNGYTIFDDTVLNKRNTKKIEIARSQYSGATGGITTGIGVVSLVYYNPDINKFWVIDYRIFSPEHDGATKVEHLLNMLNNAVYSKKIPFQTVLFDTWYATHKIMQHVDSLGKYYYAPIKANRNVTKTSSSKPYKAVSKLTFSDEEIKSGVEIHIKGFAKDKHVNLFKLTVSTNRVDYIVTNNKTQKSSKAVQDECGFRWVIESMHREIKQLTGIERCQCRKQRIQRNHISCAFLVWAFLKRTAHKIGKTVYQIKLGLLDHYMQQQLRSPSLRYLEPYIA
- a CDS encoding ComEC/Rec2 family competence protein, yielding MTLRDYKLIFRLAKSILEQEYHNLSLWYFVSFICGIGTYFTLSSEPSFISILAIFTISLSLITLRNNIFGRFIAGIIIAFSCGMLVGKYRISNLHVVGIKKPIISQIGGTIESMKPTTHGMQVILYQVKIQRLNRSNQVLEKVRISMPAKYAQEININDNISLVARLYKPQTSILPGGYDFGFYAYLADINATGYALSPPQIIAHSNLYTNSFIYKIKKNIYNRLIQILGPIKGNFAAAILLGETKAIDRKLMKEMRQSGISHILCVSGLHLSLVAMLFFISARFLLNLSNYIAYNYNIKSIAAICSLIGSYGYLQLSGMQIAATRAFIMTAIFIYAVMIGRKPYPLRSLAIAACIILSVNPEYISKLTL